AAATAAGTTAGGCTAGAGATCCAAtaataccatgattacaagaatAATTATTTAATGAATTTGAGTTGTACAATAAAAATAGGAGTGAGAAAACAATTAAATTAAATTCTTAAAACACTATATTGATAAACAGTTTTCTAATAACattattttggtaaatattatttctACCAACaccatttaaaaataaaaaacaaaaaaaaaccctcGACAATTTGGTATGTTTTGACTAGTTGATACTACCTCTTATATTTAAGCTATCTAGAATCTGTAAAAACATGGGCAGAGTTCATAGAACATAACATCAATTAGTATTCTTGTTCAAATTTCAACAAATTAAATTCGCTTTCTGGCTTTTTTGAACAGCGATTGATCGAAGATCCACCATATGAACTTTGTTTCGGTGCActcttttctttattttatattctAACTAATACATATTCTTTCCACATATATGAAAAAGCTTCGATGGCTActtttatttgtgggttttactcAGACAAACTCAAGTGTTGTTGGAGTAATTGTCTTTATCATGAAATTCAAGTTTTTTTGGAATAATTATGTTTAACATGCATAAATTTGATGTATTTTTATTGTAAACTTAatagtttttttataaaataataataataataataataataataataataataataattcccAGTTAATGTAACTTAGTTTTTATAATTTGTTAAAAACGTGACGTGATAGAGGTTTTGACTTGTGATCAATGTTTTAAAAgccggtttttaaatcaaaccggattaggctaaaaaatggttcaaccggttgaatcgggttgtaccgagcggttcaaccgggttgactagctacctcaataatttaataaattacaatatcaactcaaaagttaatccaaaaatgcatgattacatattaaaagatgatccaaaagtaaatccataataaaaaataatctaaaagataatcgaaaatcattcaattttccaacaagctcttttaaatgaaagtgtacgatatgtttaagtcatttgagtgttgaatacatcaactattttcgtttcagacaatattaaataagaacttttagttacgaatactcataatatataaaaattacgttagataagtaacatatataataaaaataagtaacaatccaaactaaaataaccctgggCCCATAtcggtattacgtttcaaaccggtataccggattttaccgccgaTACAgaccttatgccgtttcacttatttaccgagatgtttcgtaccggatttacatctggaAACGATAATACCGGTATAatcggccggtatttaccggtttttaaaacattgcttgtgattttatttaaataattaaatactttgttttgtagtTACTAGTTGTTTTAAAGGCGTTTGGTTCATGTTGTGTGTTCATCTAATTTTGATATTAAATCCCCTCTTGTGCTTTACACATGAGTATAAAATTGTCATTTCCTCTCTTTTCCCTCTCTTTTTACATGTTATGCTTTGTTATTAAAAAAAGACTCGAACGTAAATACCTTCTCACTTATTTGATGTAACGGTGATACGTTCTTTTAGGAAAACAAACTATAATTCATGCCATGGGTTGTTTGGTCCCTCGGCGTGGTTTCTACTTTTGCCTACGATAATCAAACATGTTTCCACCCTTTATTTTGACCTAAAATTATGTTTGAACCTTTTTCTTTACGATGATCGGACTATCGATTTCCTGATTAGGTGGATCCACCATTGTGTGTTCATGTGATAAAGACATTCTAAGGATGCTAAGGTCACTTGATTAACAAGCTTTGAAACTATAAGAAACTCACTTTAAGTTGGAGTTCAAAGAGATAGCATATTGCTTATTTTGTCCAACCAATCATATCTAGCTATCTCAACCCCAAATACCATATTTCACATTAAGCCTCAATAAAGCCTCATGACACCTCCTTTAAAGCCCATTCTACCCCCCTTTAGAGCCCTTCTATCAAGCCTACGCGGCGCCATGTGACAACATGTCTTTCATCTTAAAGCCCCTTTAGAACCCCTACACAACACGTAGTCTAAGAGTAACATAATAGCTGAAACATAGCATTCTCATGAATAAGATAAAGCAGATATTAGCATACATTATTTGTAACATATGTTTAAACAGAAAGCAAACACATTATTATGAGAGATAACTTGAGTATCACCAAGTTACAAAGCACACACGTCTTTGTCATATGGTAGATTCTTAGACCTTAGATGTtcaatcatcatcttcaagtgCCTTCACAGTCCAAGTAGGCTGATGTTGCGGGTAACCATGGTTGAACCCGCTCGGACTATGTCCAAAGTTTGGGCTACCACTTCCATAGGTGTTATGCCCATGTGTCATCTTGTTAATTATAGCACCTCCGAAGCCTTGTGGTTTTCCAGGGCCATATGGGCTTCCATGACCGTGTTGGTCTGGGCTCCCATGGCCACCATGGTGGTTTGGGCTCCCATGGCCGCCATGGTTGTTGGGCCCATGGCCATGGTTGTTTGGGCTACCACTTCCATAGTTGGTATACCCATTAGTTAGCTTGTTAATTTGGTTAGTTATAGCACCTCCAAAGCCTTGTGTTTTCCCGAGGCCATGTGGGCTACTACCATGGCCTTGGTGATGTAGGCTCCCATGGCCCTGGTGGTCCTGACCGTGGGGACTCCCATGGCCATGATGATTAGGGCTCCCATGACCCTGGTGGTGTGGGCTCCCATGGTTGTTTGAGTTCCCATGGGAGTATGAGTTCTCGTAGTAAGAACTTTCATAGCCGTTAGTGATGGGCTTCACTGGAGCAATCATGCCGCCACCAGAGTAGTGGTTGGCTCCATGGCCATAGTAGTCACCACCACTTGACCAACCAGATTGATGGTGTGGACCATGGCTCGACGGGTAAGATGGCACTTGAAAAGAGCCAGAATATGGGGATGGGTACTCGGTCACACCTTGGAAGTTGCTATAGCCGCCATGCGGCCCTTGGTATGATGAATAGCTCTGCTGCTGGTAACCACCATTGTATCGCTCGGTTTGAAGAACCATTTCCTTAAAATGAAAATGTAGTTCAAACAAACACCTCTGATTTTGCTTGTGGTTTTTGTGCACCCTTATGCAATGATATATATAGTGCTAGCCCGAGATTccaaactagtcgaaaaacgctTAGTGTCTAATGTTATGGGAATATTAGAACCTTGCACGCTTCATTAGTGGCCATGATTTTTAAAAGGCATCAGGTGTTTACAGTCGAAAAACGCTTAGTGTCTAATATTATGGGAATATTAGAACCTTGCACGCGTTCATTAGTGGCCATGATTTATAAAAGGCATCAGGTGTTTACAACTTTATGTATTCTCAACTTGTAAGATGCATAGACTATAGATAGATTCTTTGGATCGAGTATGCTCATTTTGAACTACCAAATGTTATATGCATTATTATCTTGGCCACTTACTATATCAAGATAACCTCTTAAAACTACTTTTAAAGGCATCTTATCGTTTGGCATACTCCAATATGATGGTGATGCATATGTTCTCATTCCTTATCATCCTTTTGTGTTATATTGTCTTATTCGTTTCATGGgttaatgtaaaaaaaaaattgttttgttttagtTATTGTATTTTAAACTCGGCCACTTTAGTCATTAAAGTTATAAAAAACAATCTGTTTTAACTACTTTTTGTACAAAATAATTATGCTACTTAGAAATTAGACCTAGGTAAGAATTTTTTTATTAGACCTCAACTCTTTATAAAATGCCAAAacaacaaattacaaacaaacggcaggtaaacgggcaacaagctgcgccacAACCCTCTTTTGAATTGCAAAAACGATCCTACTAAAGACGAAACGACTCTTAAGGTTTAATAAATTACTATTCACGGCCTAGGAGAAACATTTTAAGGGTGTTGCGGttatatttttgttttctaaATGACCATCTTTATTGACTGAAAGCGatcaaatcaatcaatcaaaGTACAATAGCTAAAACAGAATAAAATAAAAGGACGTTGCTATTTTTTCGACGTAATCTTCATCTTTTAGTTCCACTCTTTTTAGTTTACGGGTCATTATAATAGTATAACAATAAACACGATTCTTTACCAACAAAACAAACGACTTGGTATCTAGACACCTAACAAAAAGTGGATGTGAGATTATTACAAATATGTTTTAAAGACGTGTCATATTGTAAGTCTTATCGTAATAAAAATATATACAAGATTCGATATTGATGATTGTGGGATCATGTTGATCAACGCTCTAAAGTTGATCTAAATTAGTAAATTTTCTCACAATATCAGTGATTGCGTGATCATGTTGGTCAGTTTTCAATTAATTcggttattattataatattattttcatGCTAGGCCCGACAAAACAAACATAAACCCGGTCTTAACTTTTAAATTAACTGCGGTTAACAACGTACTAGATGATATTAAGGTTTAATGTACGATGATCCGTTGTACACACTCCACATGTTTATATAGGACAACTCATACTTTGAGATTTGTATTATTGGACATGAAGTCAAATGATTTGAGATAAGTCCATTTGTGTGATGACAAGGAACAAAAGTATCAATCTCTAAAAATCCGCCATTAATTGGGagaagagtaaattgccattttagtccctaagttttgtctaaatttgtcattttagtccaaatagttttttttttacctctgggtccctgacttttcccttttattgccattttaatcACAaccactaactccatccaaaaactccatttTTAGCCAGAGGTATTTTGtgaattttcattttaaatgttttcaattgccattttaatctaattccaaaaaatcaaaaaaaaaaaaaatccaaaaaatcaaaaaaattccaaaaaattctaaaaaataataaaaattctaaaaaatcataaaaattctataaAATCCGTTTcagcgcgaaccgtttcgaacccgaaccgtttcgaaaccgaaccgtttcaagctgaaccgtttcgacgcgaaccgtttcgacccgtaccgtttcgacccgaaccgtttcgagctgagccgtttcgacgcgaaccgtttcgacccgtaccgtttcgacccgaaccgtttcgagctgaaccatttcgacgcgaactgtttcgacccgtaccgtttcgagctgaaccgtttcgacgcgaaccgtttcgagcggaaccgtttcgagccgaaccgtttcgagccgaaccgtttcgacgcgaaccgtttcgagccgaaccgtttcgagccgaaccgtttcgagccgaaccgtttcgagccgaaccgtttcgagccgaaccgtttcgagccgaaccgtttcgagctgaaccgtttctagctgaaccgtttcgacccgaaccgtttcgagctgaaccgtttcgacgcgaaccgtttcgacccttaccgtttcgagctgaaccgtttcgacgcgaaccctttcgagccgaactgtttcgagccgaaccatttcgaactgaaccgtttcgagccgaaccgtttcgagctgaaccgtttcgaaccgaaccgtttctagctgaaccgtttcgacccgaaccgtttcgagctgaatcgtttcgacgcgaaccgtttcgacccgaaccgtttcgagctgaaccgtttcgacgcgaaccgtttcgacccgtaccgtttcgagctgaaccgtttcgaaacggtacgggtcgaaacggttcgcgtcgaaacggttcagctagaaacggttcggttcgaaacggttcagctagaaacggttcggttcgaaacggttcagctcgaaacggttcggttcgaaacggttcagctcgaaacggttcggcgcgaaacggttcagctcgaaacggttcagctcgaaacgattcgcgtcgaaacggttcagctcgaaacggttcaggtcgaaacagtacgggtcgaaacggttcgcgtcgaaacggctcagctcgaaacggttcgggtcgaaacggtacgggtcgaaacggttcgcgtcgaaacggttcagctcgaaacggttcgggttcgaaacggttcgcgccgtaacggattttttgtatttttttagaattttttagaatttttatgattttttagaatttttattattttttagaattttttggattttttttttttgattttttggaatttttttgattttttggaattggatcaaaatggcaattgaaaacatttaaaatgaaaatcctcaaaatacccctggttaaagatggagtttttggatgaagttagtgtatgtgatcaaaatggcaacaaaagggaaaagtcagggacccataggcaaaaaaaaaaattatttggactaaaatgacaaatttggacaaaactcagggactaaaatggcaatttactcttggGAGAAATTGAAACATTAACTTTAAATCATGTAAACAATCTAGTTTAACTCAATATACACACATTTTTATTAATGTTTTTCAACTAAGTATTGAAAAATTGGACCAGACCAGCTTGTCCGACCGGTTAAACTAAGAACCGGTGGTGCTGTCGTTTGGTTACCAACTAATAGTTTTGAACGAACAGCACAAAAACAATGAAGATCGCCTTCTTTTACAAGTTGACTGGTTTTTAAGATCATATATGAAACAGCTAATTGATAGAACTATTGGTTCAATGAGCAGTCCGGTTTTCATATTTTTAAGTATCTAGGCAAAAGattaaatacaaataatcttaacatactaaacatacaaattgaaggaaaacccaaaaagacaaggtggcatttttgtaattaccaccaactatcaaagttacaaccaaaaatacctaaaaaaacacaaattttttttaacattttttattaaaaaatcgctacatttcgttagcaaaaaatatatatatatatatattttttttggctgctactaaaagtagcgattttttaataaaaaatgttaaaaaaataaaataaaataatttgtgtgtttttttatttttttagatttttttaggttttttggggggtttagtttttagcattttagcttgggtggggggggggggggggggttaggttttttttaggttttgggggggggggggggttaggtttttttttaggtttttggggggttgggggggtaggttttttttaggtttttgggggtggggggggggggtgggggtttaggttttttttgggggtgg
This genomic stretch from Helianthus annuus cultivar XRQ/B chromosome 8, HanXRQr2.0-SUNRISE, whole genome shotgun sequence harbors:
- the LOC110871647 gene encoding glycine-rich cell wall structural protein 2-like — encoded protein: MVLQTERYNGGYQQQSYSSYQGPHGGYSNFQGVTEYPSPYSGSFQVPSYPSSHGPHHQSGWSSGGDYYGHGANHYSGGGMIAPVKPITNGYESSYYENSYSHGNSNNHGSPHHQGHGSPNHHGHGSPHGQDHQGHGSLHHQGHGSSPHGLGKTQGFGGAITNQINKLTNGYTNYGSGSPNNHGHGPNNHGGHGSPNHHGGHGSPDQHGHGSPYGPGKPQGFGGAIINKMTHGHNTYGSGSPNFGHSPSGFNHGYPQHQPTWTVKALEDDD